The genomic interval GAAATCGCGGAAGGCACCGGACTCTACCCGAGCACGGTGCGGGAGGCGCTCGCGGAGCTGAACGAGGAGGACACCGTGGAGCGCCAAAAACGCGAGAGCGAGGGCGCGGGGAACAACCCCTACGAGTACACGGCCATCGCGCCGAGCGACCTCGTCGGCGGCGTCGTCGGGCGCGTGCAGGACGAACTGAACACGGTGTTCAACCTCGACAGATACCTCGGCGAGGACGAGGACGCGGCGGACGAGAACGAACCCGTCCACATCGAGGTCGAAGGCACGAACGCGGAGCAGGAGAACCCCAACCGATAAACACGCGCGGCGTTTCCCCCGGGGTATGAACGTGGCCCTCGGCGGGACATTCGACCCTATTCACGACGGCCATCGCGCGCTCTTCGAGCGGGCGTTCGAGCTCGGTGACGTTACGGTCGGACTGACGAGCGACGACCTCGCGCCGAAGACCCGTAACGAGGACCGGTACGTGCGGCCGTTCAGCGAGCGGAAGACCGACCTCGAACGCGAACTCTCCCGGTTCGCGGACGAGTTCGACCGCGAGGTCGAGATTCGACGCCTGGACGAACCGACGGGTATCGCGGCGACGGAGGAGAAGTTCGACGTGCTCATCGTCTCCCCGGAGACGGAGGCGGGCGCACAGCGCATCAACGAACTGCGGGCGGAACGCGGGTTCGACCCGCTCGACATCGAGGTCGTCGAGCACGTGACGGCGGAGGACGGCGACATCATCTCCTCGACCCGCATCGTGAACGGCGAAATCGACGAGCACGGGAACGTCACGCCCGAACGCGACGGTCGCGCGCGCGAACAGTAACCTACCAGTCCGGCGCGTCGAACCCCGCTTCCTCCACGAGGTCTTTCCACTTTCCCTGCACGGAGAGCCGGGAGACGTCAGCGGCGTCCGCGACCCGGGATTGCGAGCGCTGGTCGCCCGCGATGAGCGCGCCGGCGTACACGCTCGCCGCGAGCGCCGCCCGCTTCGAGCGGTCCTCGTCCGGGAGCGTGGAGAGGAAGATGTCGCGCGCGTTCGACCGCGCGGCGCTCCCGAGTTCGAGGCGCTCCGCGACCGCGTCGAGTTCCGCGAGCCACTCCCGCTGGTCTACCTCGTCGCCCGCCCGATACATACCCGGTCTTGGGCGCTCCCGGATTTAAACCCACGGAGGGATGCGTTACGTACTTGTGCCGGACAGCGCTATCGGGGAGTGCGCGCGGGTCGCCAAGCCAGGCCAAAGGCGTAGCGCTTAGGACGCTATGGTGTAGACCTTCGCCGG from Salarchaeum japonicum carries:
- a CDS encoding winged helix-turn-helix domain-containing protein; this translates as MSDSEDSEDARNARDRAKAGFDDRVVNILSWVLDTETRAKIYVYLRQHPNSTSEEIAEGTGLYPSTVREALAELNEEDTVERQKRESEGAGNNPYEYTAIAPSDLVGGVVGRVQDELNTVFNLDRYLGEDEDAADENEPVHIEVEGTNAEQENPNR
- a CDS encoding phosphopantetheine adenylyltransferase, translating into MNVALGGTFDPIHDGHRALFERAFELGDVTVGLTSDDLAPKTRNEDRYVRPFSERKTDLERELSRFADEFDREVEIRRLDEPTGIAATEEKFDVLIVSPETEAGAQRINELRAERGFDPLDIEVVEHVTAEDGDIISSTRIVNGEIDEHGNVTPERDGRAREQ
- a CDS encoding transcription initiation factor IIB family protein, whose translation is MYRAGDEVDQREWLAELDAVAERLELGSAARSNARDIFLSTLPDEDRSKRAALAASVYAGALIAGDQRSQSRVADAADVSRLSVQGKWKDLVEEAGFDAPDW